One genomic region from Verrucomicrobiia bacterium encodes:
- a CDS encoding low specificity L-threonine aldolase: MTAAPDPTTRTSQAPADLPQEPVPIRRHFASDNYAGIAPEAWAALEEANRGHAPAYGNDPWTQRAADRIRQLFETPCEVFFVFNGTAANSLALAHCCQSYHSVLCHEVAHVEKDECGAPEFFANGSKLLLLPGANGKLTPDGIEEAVLRRTDIHYPKPRLVSVTQGTEVGTVYTPAELRAIGAMAKKHGLRLHMDGARFANAVATLRVAPREITWQAGVDVLCFGGTKNGIHVGEAVVFFNRELAREFDYRAKQGGQLCSKMRFVAAPWVGMLKDDVWLRHASHANTMAALMHELLSPIPGVTILFPREANAVFIELPKRAIQALHARGWLFYNFIGEGGCRLMCSWDTAESDVRAFAADVAEVMSHG; encoded by the coding sequence ATGACCGCCGCCCCGGATCCCACCACCCGGACCTCCCAGGCTCCTGCTGACCTTCCGCAGGAACCGGTGCCCATCCGCCGACACTTCGCCTCCGACAACTACGCCGGAATTGCCCCGGAGGCGTGGGCGGCCCTTGAGGAAGCCAACCGTGGACACGCCCCCGCCTACGGGAATGACCCATGGACCCAACGTGCAGCCGACCGGATCCGTCAGTTGTTCGAGACGCCCTGCGAGGTGTTCTTTGTCTTCAACGGCACCGCGGCCAATTCGCTCGCCCTCGCCCATTGCTGCCAGAGCTACCACAGCGTCCTGTGCCACGAGGTGGCCCACGTCGAAAAGGACGAGTGCGGTGCCCCCGAGTTCTTTGCCAATGGCTCCAAGCTGCTCCTGCTTCCCGGGGCCAACGGCAAACTCACCCCGGACGGCATCGAGGAGGCAGTCCTGCGGCGGACCGACATTCATTACCCCAAGCCCCGGCTGGTCAGTGTGACGCAGGGCACCGAGGTCGGGACCGTGTACACGCCCGCCGAACTGCGGGCGATTGGTGCGATGGCCAAGAAGCACGGGCTCCGGCTGCACATGGACGGTGCCCGGTTCGCCAACGCCGTGGCCACGCTCCGGGTCGCGCCGCGGGAGATCACCTGGCAGGCCGGGGTGGATGTCCTGTGCTTCGGGGGCACCAAAAACGGCATCCATGTCGGCGAGGCCGTGGTGTTCTTCAACCGGGAGCTCGCGCGGGAGTTCGACTACCGGGCAAAACAGGGCGGACAGCTTTGTTCCAAGATGCGTTTCGTGGCGGCCCCGTGGGTGGGGATGCTGAAGGACGACGTCTGGCTGCGCCATGCCTCCCACGCCAACACCATGGCGGCGCTGATGCACGAACTGCTTTCGCCAATTCCCGGCGTGACCATCCTCTTTCCCAGGGAGGCCAACGCCGTCTTCATTGAACTCCCCAAGCGGGCCATCCAGGCCCTGCACGCCCGCGGATGGCTGTTCTACAACTTCATCGGCGAGGGCGGCTGCCGGCTGATGTGCTCCTGGGACACCGCCGAATCAGACGTCCGGGCCTTTGCCGCCGATGTGGCGGAGGTCATGAGTCACGGGTGA
- a CDS encoding DUF1499 domain-containing protein — MTPPASMTPARDPLPPCPPTPNCVCSEDPDPAHQIPPLAFTGPPEAAMERLRRVVLSFPGTTEVRGDPGHLRVICRTRLLRFVDDVEFRLDAEKSVIHVRSASRVGYSDLGTNRRRVERIRAAFNAAGPASGGR; from the coding sequence ATGACCCCGCCCGCCTCCATGACACCCGCGAGGGATCCCCTGCCCCCCTGCCCCCCGACTCCGAACTGTGTTTGCAGCGAGGACCCGGATCCCGCGCACCAGATTCCTCCTCTCGCATTCACCGGACCCCCGGAGGCCGCAATGGAACGACTCCGGCGCGTTGTGCTCTCGTTCCCCGGAACCACTGAGGTCCGCGGCGACCCAGGCCACCTGCGTGTCATCTGCCGCACAAGACTGCTGCGGTTTGTGGACGACGTGGAATTCCGCCTGGATGCCGAAAAATCCGTGATTCACGTGCGGTCCGCATCCCGGGTCGGCTATTCGGACCTTGGGACCAACCGGAGACGGGTCGAACGGATCCGTGCGGCGTTCAATGCGGCCGGGCCGGCATCCGGTGGCCGCTGA
- the der gene encoding ribosome biogenesis GTPase Der: MAEARGLRHAAPVQGVVAIVGRPNVGKSALFNRIAGRRIAIVHDQPGVTRDRVMAEAEWSGRPFLLVDTGGIGLRPGERADDVIASAALDQVGIALESAQVILLVVNVQEGMVPLDLEVAQRLRGTHKPVLVVANKADNPSLEETAAEFARLGFETVHPVSAIHGMGLDALLADVTSRLPRPEGSEDSGAAAGSAEIPDPASVAPGAPDARGLMGRRGRPVRLAIVGRPNVGKSSIINALTGSERVIVSPIPGTTRDAVDVPFEVTTGDRREAYVLIDTAGLRKARRVADTIEYFSAERTRDAIERADIVLLVVDAETHIVEQDKKIADLITGARRACIVVVNKWDLVSDAVKQAQEAEFGRRRRETSFGRPQKRVTLGDFGDWVHEQLFFLDYAPVIFTSAHDGFQLDRLLEAVRYVAAQLEQRVPTALLNRTLGEAITRRQPVSPLGHRLKFFYATQVRLAPPTFLAFVNRDEHFSPAYGKYLTGELRRAFGYEGCPIVIVPRARPKTIEAIRGKRSSPKRKTGVTAGRGSGKPVHSPTRRGGNRRDRAGSVPKRRAGGRSGPRRTG; the protein is encoded by the coding sequence ATGGCGGAGGCACGCGGGCTGCGGCACGCTGCACCGGTGCAGGGAGTTGTCGCCATCGTCGGTCGTCCCAATGTGGGCAAGTCGGCATTATTCAACCGGATCGCCGGACGCCGGATCGCCATCGTGCATGATCAGCCCGGAGTCACCCGGGACCGCGTCATGGCCGAGGCGGAGTGGTCCGGACGCCCGTTCCTGCTTGTGGACACCGGCGGGATCGGACTCCGGCCCGGCGAACGGGCCGATGACGTGATCGCCAGCGCCGCACTCGATCAGGTCGGGATCGCCCTGGAATCCGCGCAGGTGATCCTCCTGGTGGTGAACGTGCAGGAAGGGATGGTGCCGCTGGACCTCGAAGTGGCCCAACGACTCCGCGGAACCCACAAGCCGGTGCTGGTGGTCGCCAACAAGGCCGACAACCCATCACTGGAGGAAACCGCCGCGGAATTTGCCCGCCTGGGTTTCGAGACCGTGCATCCCGTCAGCGCCATCCATGGCATGGGGTTGGATGCCCTGCTGGCCGACGTCACGTCGCGGCTGCCTCGGCCTGAGGGATCCGAGGATTCCGGGGCCGCAGCCGGCTCCGCGGAAATTCCGGACCCGGCATCCGTGGCTCCCGGGGCCCCGGACGCCCGGGGGCTCATGGGACGCCGGGGACGCCCGGTGCGGCTGGCGATTGTCGGTCGGCCCAACGTGGGCAAGTCGTCCATCATCAATGCCCTGACCGGATCCGAGCGCGTGATTGTCAGCCCGATTCCGGGCACCACCCGGGATGCCGTGGATGTTCCCTTCGAGGTGACCACCGGCGATCGCCGCGAGGCCTATGTGCTGATTGACACGGCCGGGTTGCGCAAGGCCCGCAGGGTTGCGGACACGATCGAATACTTCAGTGCGGAGCGCACCCGCGACGCCATCGAGCGGGCCGACATCGTCCTGCTGGTGGTGGATGCCGAGACGCACATCGTCGAGCAGGACAAGAAGATCGCCGACCTGATCACGGGCGCCCGTCGGGCCTGCATCGTGGTCGTCAACAAGTGGGACCTGGTCTCCGACGCCGTGAAGCAGGCGCAGGAGGCGGAGTTTGGCCGCCGCCGTCGCGAGACCTCCTTTGGCCGGCCGCAGAAACGCGTCACGCTCGGCGACTTTGGGGATTGGGTGCATGAACAACTGTTCTTCCTCGATTATGCGCCGGTGATCTTCACCTCGGCACACGACGGGTTTCAGCTGGACCGCCTGCTGGAGGCGGTGCGCTACGTCGCCGCGCAGTTGGAGCAGCGGGTGCCCACCGCCCTGCTCAACCGCACATTGGGCGAGGCCATCACGCGACGGCAGCCGGTCAGTCCCTTGGGACACCGCCTGAAATTCTTTTATGCCACCCAGGTCCGCCTGGCACCGCCGACGTTCCTGGCCTTCGTCAACCGCGACGAGCACTTCAGCCCCGCGTATGGGAAATACCTGACCGGGGAGTTGCGACGTGCCTTCGGGTACGAGGGTTGCCCCATCGTGATCGTGCCGCGGGCACGACCCAAGACGATCGAGGCCATCCGCGGCAAGCGCTCGTCGCCGAAGCGCAAAACCGGAGTGACGGCAGGCCGTGGGTCTGGGAAACCGGTCCATTCCCCCACGCGCAGGGGCGGCAACCGGCGTGACCGGGCCGGCAGTGTGCCAAAACGCCGGGCCGGGGGACGGAGCGGTCCGCGTCGGACCGGTTGA
- the rplW gene encoding 50S ribosomal protein L23, with protein MNAYDIIKTVRVTEKGTLQTERFNQYTLVADRRASAPQIKRAVEELFKVTVLRVNTLQVRGKARRQSTKAAGRDADWKKAIVTLKKGDRIELA; from the coding sequence ATGAACGCCTACGACATCATCAAGACGGTTCGTGTCACCGAGAAGGGGACGCTACAGACCGAGCGGTTCAATCAATATACGCTGGTGGCCGACCGGCGGGCGTCCGCCCCCCAGATCAAACGTGCGGTGGAGGAGTTGTTCAAGGTCACCGTCCTGCGGGTGAACACGCTCCAGGTGCGGGGCAAGGCCCGACGGCAGTCCACGAAGGCTGCCGGGCGCGATGCCGACTGGAAGAAGGCGATTGTGACCCTCAAGAAGGGGGATCGCATCGAGCTTGCCTGA
- a CDS encoding DASS family sodium-coupled anion symporter, with translation MSTEVQEPRLVLSAAEEAFERWRRRAGLVVAPLVFGVLWFCPVGGVSPQADRLLAILGLVVVLWMTEALPMAVTALLGPTLCVLAGIAPAQEVFRPFADPIIFLFMGSFMLVEAMMKHGLNRRLAFLFLGMRSIAESPLRLYAAFGFIAVFLSMWVSNAATTAMLLPIGIAIATEVARRESVRRGVTLEFTRLPLATGLMLLTAFGASVGGLATPIGTPPNLIGIGMIERMLGTRLSFVEWMRVGLPVSLVLGVFLVVNFHRRCAVPASSLQGGAAWLAAENARLGPWTPGQRNVLIVFGAAVCCWLIPGVLTLVLGATAPAIRSFNARMPESMVALCAALVLFAWPLDWREARFTLSWTDAVKIDWGTIFLFAGGMALGEQMFSTGLARWVGDGLAGIFQARTALGMTLLFTAVAIVTSEATSNTASATMVVPVAIAVAQAAGVDPMQPALGACIGASMGFLLPVSTGPNAIVYGSGCVPLVQMMRHGILLDLFGFVVIVAVVTLLSPS, from the coding sequence GTGTCCACGGAAGTCCAGGAACCCCGGCTCGTCCTGTCCGCGGCCGAGGAGGCGTTTGAGCGGTGGCGCCGTCGTGCCGGCCTGGTGGTCGCCCCGCTGGTGTTTGGCGTGCTTTGGTTCTGTCCGGTGGGCGGTGTATCCCCGCAGGCCGACCGCCTGCTGGCCATCCTCGGCCTGGTGGTCGTGCTGTGGATGACCGAAGCGCTGCCGATGGCGGTCACGGCGTTGCTGGGTCCGACGCTGTGCGTGCTGGCCGGCATTGCCCCCGCCCAGGAGGTGTTCCGTCCGTTCGCGGATCCGATCATCTTCCTGTTCATGGGGAGCTTCATGCTGGTGGAGGCCATGATGAAGCACGGGCTCAACCGCCGGCTCGCGTTTCTGTTCCTTGGGATGCGGAGCATTGCGGAGAGTCCGCTCCGGCTCTACGCGGCGTTCGGATTCATCGCCGTCTTCCTTTCCATGTGGGTGTCCAATGCGGCCACCACCGCCATGCTCCTGCCGATCGGGATTGCCATTGCGACCGAGGTCGCGCGGCGTGAATCGGTGCGCCGTGGCGTAACCCTCGAGTTCACCCGGCTCCCGCTGGCCACCGGTCTCATGCTGCTGACGGCCTTTGGCGCCTCGGTGGGCGGTCTGGCCACCCCCATCGGGACGCCGCCCAACCTGATCGGCATCGGGATGATCGAGCGGATGCTGGGCACCCGGCTTTCGTTTGTGGAATGGATGCGGGTGGGGCTGCCGGTATCCCTCGTCCTGGGGGTGTTTCTTGTGGTGAATTTCCATCGGCGCTGCGCCGTGCCGGCATCGTCGCTCCAGGGCGGTGCCGCATGGCTGGCGGCCGAGAATGCGCGCCTGGGTCCCTGGACTCCGGGCCAACGGAACGTGCTGATCGTCTTTGGTGCGGCCGTCTGCTGCTGGCTGATCCCGGGCGTGCTGACCCTCGTCCTGGGCGCGACTGCCCCGGCGATCCGTTCCTTCAATGCCCGGATGCCCGAGAGCATGGTGGCCCTCTGTGCCGCGCTGGTGCTGTTTGCCTGGCCTCTGGACTGGCGGGAGGCGCGGTTCACGCTGTCGTGGACGGACGCGGTGAAAATTGACTGGGGGACGATCTTTCTGTTCGCCGGGGGCATGGCGCTTGGGGAACAGATGTTCTCCACCGGACTGGCCCGCTGGGTGGGCGATGGCCTTGCGGGGATCTTCCAGGCCCGAACGGCGCTGGGCATGACGCTGTTGTTCACCGCGGTGGCCATCGTGACCAGCGAAGCCACCTCGAACACCGCCTCCGCCACCATGGTGGTTCCCGTGGCCATCGCGGTTGCCCAGGCGGCCGGTGTGGATCCCATGCAACCGGCCTTGGGCGCCTGCATCGGGGCTTCCATGGGGTTCCTTCTCCCCGTGTCCACCGGCCCCAACGCCATCGTGTACGGGTCCGGGTGCGTCCCGCTGGTGCAGATGATGCGTCACGGCATCCTCCTCGACCTGTTCGGGTTCGTGGTGATCGTCGCCGTGGTCACCCTCCTGTCCCCATCGTGA
- a CDS encoding PepSY domain-containing protein, producing MENLSGTANGPVWSEFRAALAVLAALTLAGCALVGPSTKSEKSESEVSILLEDCPGPVQAALLAEAYKAGGVIGEIERETESDGSVVYEGTVMLPGGGEVEVEVTPDGRVLEVEVESPQPRRPGVGAMGSNLHY from the coding sequence ATGGAGAACCTCAGTGGCACTGCGAACGGTCCGGTATGGAGCGAATTTCGTGCAGCGTTGGCGGTTCTGGCTGCACTGACGCTGGCAGGATGCGCCTTGGTGGGTCCCTCGACAAAATCCGAGAAGTCCGAATCCGAGGTTTCCATACTGCTCGAGGATTGCCCGGGTCCCGTCCAGGCCGCGTTGCTCGCCGAGGCCTACAAGGCAGGCGGCGTGATCGGCGAGATTGAGCGTGAGACCGAATCCGATGGCTCCGTGGTGTACGAGGGAACGGTAATGCTCCCCGGCGGCGGCGAGGTTGAGGTGGAGGTGACTCCGGATGGCCGGGTGCTGGAGGTGGAGGTGGAATCGCCCCAGCCCCGACGCCCGGGAGTCGGAGCAATGGGGTCGAACCTGCACTATTGA
- the rpsJ gene encoding 30S ribosomal protein S10 translates to MSGQRIRIRLKAYDHRVIDASASEIVETVKRSGARVAGPIPLPTHIERVTLHRSPHADKKSMESFEQRTHKRLIDILDPTAKTVDELKKLNLPAGVDIQIKI, encoded by the coding sequence ATGTCTGGACAACGCATCCGCATCCGCCTCAAGGCGTACGACCACCGGGTGATTGACGCCTCGGCGAGTGAAATCGTCGAAACCGTCAAGCGCTCCGGTGCCCGTGTGGCCGGTCCCATCCCGCTTCCGACCCACATTGAGCGGGTGACGCTCCACCGCTCGCCGCACGCGGACAAAAAGTCCATGGAGTCCTTCGAGCAGCGGACGCACAAGCGGTTGATTGACATCCTGGACCCCACTGCAAAGACCGTGGATGAGTTGAAGAAGCTCAACCTGCCGGCCGGGGTGGACATTCAGATCAAAATCTAA
- the rplC gene encoding 50S ribosomal protein L3: MPLGLIGKKLGHTRVYNVDGVATPVTVVQVGPNLVLQVKKKDGRDGYAAVQLGFDAQKESRLPKPLLGHIRKQNGGPVKRIREFRDFSREVKPGDLLGADLFEVGQFVDCIGTTKGRGFEGVVGRWGFAGGDMTHGAKGWHRRSGAIGCRLFPGHVNKGLKMPGHMGQVRRTAQNLEIVQVRKEDNVLLIRGSFPGSEGDYCIIREAKKIPVGSPRLKAIHEHREKARAAAIAAAQKKADDKKAAGKKKK; this comes from the coding sequence ATGCCACTCGGACTCATTGGAAAGAAACTCGGGCACACCCGCGTGTACAACGTGGACGGGGTCGCCACCCCGGTCACGGTGGTGCAGGTCGGGCCCAACCTGGTGCTTCAGGTGAAAAAGAAGGACGGCCGCGACGGGTACGCGGCGGTGCAACTCGGATTTGATGCGCAGAAGGAGTCCCGGCTTCCCAAGCCCCTCCTCGGGCACATCCGCAAACAGAATGGTGGTCCGGTGAAACGCATCCGCGAATTCCGGGATTTCTCCCGGGAGGTGAAGCCGGGAGACCTGCTCGGCGCCGACCTGTTCGAGGTCGGGCAGTTTGTGGACTGCATTGGCACCACGAAAGGGCGCGGATTTGAGGGCGTCGTGGGCCGCTGGGGTTTTGCAGGCGGCGATATGACCCACGGGGCGAAGGGCTGGCACCGCCGCTCGGGCGCGATCGGCTGCCGTCTCTTTCCGGGACACGTCAACAAGGGGCTCAAGATGCCCGGCCACATGGGCCAGGTCCGCCGGACAGCGCAGAACCTGGAGATTGTCCAGGTCCGCAAGGAGGACAATGTCCTGTTGATCCGCGGCTCCTTCCCGGGCAGCGAGGGCGACTATTGCATCATCCGCGAGGCCAAGAAAATCCCCGTCGGTTCCCCGCGGCTGAAGGCGATCCACGAACATCGTGAAAAGGCGCGCGCCGCCGCCATCGCCGCCGCCCAGAAAAAGGCCGATGACAAAAAGGCGGCAGGCAAGAAGAAGAAGTAG
- a CDS encoding radical SAM protein: MTVPLPPTPAGEDPTAWIVGLRPDLNGSRRALPADRPQGWIEEVEPDDSGEAVRFLTVFLTNRECPWRCLMCDLWHHTTLEPVPPGAIVTQIRTARLGRGDVPGLKLYNAGSFFDAGAVPLADHDAIASEIGTHRRVVVECHPRLVGPRIPTFAGKINPAALEVALGLETVHPEVLSRLNKRIRVADFVRASKSLRSDGVAVRAFVLVKPPFLDEDAALEWAVRSSEVALEAGAGVVSLIPTRGGEGALRELERLGLFREPGLALIEEAFDRVMALGRGRVFMDLWELDRFGAHETGFLERRDRMERMNRLQQILPRIGAAAAAPAVTRDS, translated from the coding sequence GTGACTGTACCGCTGCCACCGACACCTGCGGGGGAGGATCCCACCGCCTGGATCGTCGGGCTGCGTCCGGATCTCAACGGATCGCGTCGCGCGCTTCCGGCGGACCGGCCGCAGGGTTGGATCGAGGAAGTTGAGCCGGACGACTCCGGAGAGGCGGTGCGGTTCCTCACGGTGTTTCTCACCAACCGGGAATGCCCGTGGCGTTGCCTGATGTGTGATTTGTGGCACCACACCACCCTGGAGCCCGTGCCCCCCGGCGCGATCGTGACGCAAATTCGCACGGCCAGGCTCGGCAGGGGAGACGTCCCGGGCCTCAAGCTCTACAACGCGGGATCCTTTTTTGATGCCGGTGCAGTCCCACTCGCGGACCATGACGCGATCGCGTCCGAGATCGGCACGCACCGCCGGGTGGTGGTCGAGTGTCATCCCCGGCTGGTCGGTCCCCGCATCCCGACGTTTGCCGGGAAGATCAATCCTGCGGCGCTCGAGGTGGCTCTGGGACTGGAGACCGTCCATCCCGAGGTGCTGTCCCGGCTGAACAAGCGGATCCGCGTTGCCGACTTCGTCCGGGCCTCGAAGTCCCTTCGGAGCGACGGCGTCGCCGTCAGGGCCTTCGTGCTGGTCAAACCTCCATTCCTGGATGAAGACGCGGCCCTGGAGTGGGCGGTGCGGTCGTCGGAGGTGGCGTTGGAAGCGGGCGCCGGCGTCGTCTCCCTGATTCCAACGCGTGGGGGCGAGGGCGCGCTTCGTGAGCTGGAGCGACTCGGACTGTTCCGCGAGCCAGGGCTGGCGTTGATCGAGGAGGCCTTCGACCGGGTGATGGCCCTGGGTCGAGGACGGGTGTTCATGGACCTCTGGGAACTCGACCGGTTCGGCGCGCATGAGACCGGATTCCTGGAGCGCCGGGACCGGATGGAGCGCATGAACCGCCTGCAGCAGATCCTGCCGCGGATCGGTGCCGCGGCCGCCGCACCCGCGGTCACCCGTGACTCATGA
- a CDS encoding sigma-54-dependent Fis family transcriptional regulator yields the protein MATILLVDDEMTMVQMVAEVLRADGHEVLPFTNYSGVIEALASRRPELVITDLYLDKTRPHGLDILRKVRELSPPPAVIVISGFGTVENAVDAMKLGAFDFLRKPFNLGDLRLCVRRALSYTAAVAENTELRKELRRQYRFSQIIGASPRMQEVFRLVEKVADTPTTVLVLGESGTGKELIARALHYNSNRAAAPFVPINCSALPENLLESELFGHRKGAFTGAVSDKDGLFQEAAGGTLFLDEIGTMPPQLQSRLLRVLQDKEVRRVGDNTAVAVDVRVIAATNENLETLVRDGRFREDLYYRLNVVPIALPPLRERPDDLPMLVAHFLKDRVHLRSDQPFRVTRRALAALTAYRWPGNVRELANYIERAAILADTPLIQVADLPPVVQACAPADDGQEAQQAAETATPVGAAVGPGPGAGTGPVVSQPATDSEPHPQTNGLVSLKKFLRDHETSYLRHAVAFANGDKEAAARLLDISLATLYRKLAESPETS from the coding sequence GTGGCGACGATCCTCCTCGTGGACGACGAGATGACCATGGTGCAGATGGTCGCCGAGGTGCTGCGTGCCGACGGGCACGAGGTGCTCCCGTTCACCAACTACTCCGGAGTGATCGAGGCGCTGGCCTCCCGGCGCCCGGAACTGGTGATCACCGACCTGTATCTCGACAAGACGCGTCCGCACGGCCTCGACATTCTCCGAAAGGTCCGTGAGCTCTCACCGCCGCCCGCCGTGATTGTCATCAGCGGCTTCGGGACGGTGGAGAACGCGGTGGATGCGATGAAGCTCGGGGCGTTCGATTTCCTGCGAAAGCCCTTCAACCTCGGAGACCTCCGGCTCTGTGTGCGCCGGGCGCTGAGCTACACGGCCGCTGTCGCCGAGAACACGGAACTGCGCAAGGAGTTGCGCCGGCAGTACCGCTTCTCGCAGATCATCGGCGCCAGCCCCCGGATGCAGGAAGTCTTCCGTCTGGTGGAAAAGGTGGCGGACACCCCCACCACGGTGCTGGTGCTGGGCGAGAGCGGCACCGGCAAGGAACTGATCGCCCGCGCGCTCCACTACAACTCCAACCGGGCCGCGGCCCCCTTTGTACCGATCAATTGCTCCGCCCTGCCCGAAAATCTGCTGGAGTCCGAATTGTTCGGCCATCGCAAGGGGGCGTTCACCGGGGCGGTGTCGGACAAGGATGGGCTGTTCCAGGAGGCGGCTGGCGGCACGCTGTTCCTGGACGAAATCGGCACCATGCCGCCCCAGCTCCAGAGCCGCCTGCTCCGGGTGCTTCAGGACAAGGAAGTGCGCCGCGTCGGCGACAACACCGCGGTCGCGGTGGATGTCCGGGTGATCGCCGCGACCAACGAAAACCTGGAGACGCTGGTTCGGGACGGACGGTTCCGGGAGGACCTGTATTACCGGCTCAACGTGGTCCCGATCGCGCTGCCACCGCTGCGGGAACGGCCCGACGACCTCCCCATGCTGGTCGCCCATTTCCTGAAGGACCGGGTCCATCTCCGGTCCGATCAGCCCTTCCGGGTGACCCGGCGTGCCCTCGCGGCGCTGACCGCCTACCGTTGGCCCGGCAACGTGCGGGAACTCGCCAACTATATTGAGCGGGCCGCCATCCTTGCCGACACTCCCTTGATCCAGGTCGCCGACCTGCCCCCGGTCGTCCAGGCCTGCGCCCCGGCGGATGATGGACAGGAGGCGCAACAGGCCGCTGAAACGGCGACACCGGTTGGAGCCGCGGTCGGGCCCGGACCTGGAGCGGGGACCGGGCCGGTGGTATCCCAGCCCGCCACGGACTCCGAGCCTCACCCGCAGACCAACGGTCTCGTCAGCCTTAAGAAATTCCTGAGAGACCACGAAACGAGCTACCTGCGGCACGCCGTCGCCTTCGCCAACGGGGACAAGGAGGCGGCGGCACGGCTGCTCGACATCAGTCTCGCCACCCTGTACCGCAAACTCGCCGAGTCTCCAGAAACGTCATGA
- the rplD gene encoding 50S ribosomal protein L4: MKLSIQNIQGNPSGELDVSFPVIEDGRGTQAVHDTVVAHQAAQRSGTACTKTMGEVRGTGKKPWRQKGTGRARAGSFASPLWRGGGVVFGPKPRDYDKKVNRKVRQLALRKALSERLKGGDVLILDDLKLTAPKTREFVAVLGTLGLTGTTLVIVASPDAQLDRASRNVLGVEVTTGAVINTYDVLRFDKLVFTRAAFEQLEARISKKIQH, from the coding sequence ATGAAACTCTCGATCCAAAACATTCAGGGAAATCCGTCCGGGGAGCTGGACGTGTCGTTCCCGGTCATCGAAGACGGCCGGGGCACCCAGGCGGTTCACGACACCGTGGTCGCCCACCAGGCGGCCCAGCGCAGCGGCACCGCCTGCACCAAGACCATGGGTGAAGTGCGCGGCACCGGGAAGAAGCCGTGGCGCCAGAAGGGGACCGGACGTGCCCGCGCCGGCTCTTTTGCCTCGCCGCTCTGGCGGGGTGGTGGCGTCGTCTTCGGACCCAAACCCCGGGACTACGACAAGAAGGTGAATCGCAAGGTCCGCCAGTTGGCCCTGCGGAAGGCCCTGAGCGAGCGGCTCAAGGGCGGGGATGTCCTGATCCTGGACGATCTGAAACTGACCGCCCCGAAAACCCGCGAGTTTGTCGCCGTTCTTGGCACCCTCGGCCTGACCGGAACCACCTTGGTGATTGTGGCATCGCCGGATGCCCAGTTGGACCGCGCATCCCGCAACGTGCTCGGGGTTGAGGTGACGACCGGGGCCGTCATCAACACCTATGACGTGCTCCGCTTTGACAAGCTGGTGTTCACCCGCGCGGCCTTTGAGCAGCTCGAGGCCCGCATCAGCAAGAAGATCCAGCACTGA